A region of Modestobacter marinus DNA encodes the following proteins:
- a CDS encoding anti-sigma factor domain-containing protein — protein sequence MTAPLGNRDDEHRSWDELAVGWALHALEPEDEDLFAAHLADCDRCADTVAETAEVMAAMSRDLPPAEPSDGLRDRLRAAVEETEQLPQTPPAGRRREQPPAAPTRPADRPGPWPTGAGSTSARDLQLPLPTRVADPRPAWRRVLPTALVAAAVAAVLALGAWNVALTSARDEAVAAAAEQDRVLDALLEPGQAVIAPLAEEDGEDVATVVARDGALQVVADGLPVNDSGDTTYVVWGLPDGPPVAIGTFDVVTSEMDLRTVGSVETGLDEYPAYGISIEPGRQAPSEPTDIVATGQVTS from the coding sequence ATGACCGCCCCCCTGGGCAACCGGGACGACGAGCACCGCAGCTGGGACGAGCTGGCCGTCGGCTGGGCGCTGCACGCGCTCGAGCCCGAGGACGAGGACCTCTTCGCCGCGCACCTCGCCGACTGCGACCGCTGTGCCGACACGGTCGCCGAGACCGCCGAGGTGATGGCCGCGATGTCCCGCGACCTGCCACCGGCCGAGCCGTCGGACGGGCTGCGGGACCGCCTGCGCGCGGCGGTCGAGGAGACCGAGCAGCTCCCGCAGACGCCCCCGGCCGGGCGTCGGCGCGAGCAGCCACCGGCGGCGCCGACCCGGCCCGCCGACCGGCCCGGCCCCTGGCCGACCGGTGCGGGCAGCACGTCCGCACGGGACCTCCAGCTGCCGCTGCCGACCCGGGTCGCCGATCCACGCCCGGCGTGGCGGCGGGTGCTCCCGACCGCGTTGGTCGCCGCCGCGGTGGCGGCGGTGCTGGCGCTGGGCGCCTGGAACGTCGCGCTGACCAGCGCACGCGACGAGGCCGTGGCCGCAGCGGCCGAGCAGGACCGGGTGCTCGACGCCCTCCTGGAGCCCGGGCAGGCCGTCATCGCCCCGCTGGCCGAGGAGGACGGCGAGGACGTCGCGACCGTCGTCGCCCGGGACGGAGCGCTGCAGGTGGTGGCCGACGGCCTGCCGGTCAACGACAGCGGTGACACCACCTACGTCGTCTGGGGGTTGCCGGATGGTCCCCCCGTGGCCATCGGGACGTTCGACGTGGTGACTTCTGAGATGGACCTGCGGACCGTAGGCTCGGTGGAGACCGGGCTGGACGAGTACCCCGCGTACGGCATCAGCATCGAGCCCGGTCGGCAGGCTCCGTCGGAACCGACGGACATCGTCGCGACCGGGCAGGTGACCAGCTGA
- a CDS encoding sigma-70 family RNA polymerase sigma factor, whose translation MGLVSRPVRSPEDGAADLELVRRMAAGDRTAVDDLYLRFRRPAFALARRVLADDTLAEDVLQDVFLGIWRNPSAFDGSRGSVASWVLTMVHHKAVDAVRREESQRRRTARAEEDMALAAPTENHDVEDEAWERVEAGRVRTALRSLPDPQREALTLAYYGGYTQREVAALTGIPLGTVKTRMLAGMRRLKDTLGTGVTPADGAPR comes from the coding sequence ATGGGCCTCGTGAGCCGACCAGTGCGCAGTCCCGAGGACGGCGCCGCCGACCTCGAGCTGGTCCGCCGGATGGCGGCTGGCGACCGCACGGCGGTCGATGACCTCTACCTGCGCTTCCGGCGCCCGGCGTTCGCCCTGGCCCGCCGGGTGCTGGCCGACGACACGCTGGCCGAGGACGTGCTCCAGGACGTCTTCCTCGGCATCTGGCGCAACCCGAGCGCCTTCGACGGCAGCCGGGGCAGCGTCGCCTCGTGGGTGCTGACGATGGTCCACCACAAGGCGGTGGACGCCGTCCGCCGCGAGGAGTCGCAGCGCCGCCGCACCGCGCGGGCCGAGGAGGACATGGCGCTCGCGGCACCGACCGAGAACCACGACGTCGAGGACGAGGCGTGGGAGCGGGTGGAGGCCGGCCGGGTGCGGACGGCGCTGCGTTCCCTGCCCGATCCGCAACGGGAGGCGCTGACCTTGGCCTACTACGGCGGGTACACCCAGCGCGAGGTGGCCGCCCTGACCGGCATCCCCCTGGGGACGGTGAAGACCCGGATGCTCGCCGGCATGCGCCGGCTCAAGGACACCCTCGGCACCGGCGTCACCCCGGCCGACGGAGCTCCCCGATGA
- a CDS encoding SsgA family sporulation/cell division regulator: protein MARHSMSGCTARTTFHLIGPQSWTAVPAALVYDSTDPFAVRVRFGDDDDRAHDDGSAYEAAGADDAGSDTAPDEDGGVEWLLSRDLLRAGLVGPVGEGDVRLWPARGGLDVLFLQLRAPSGEALFEVSGAAVGQFLRETDALVPVGTESELMRVDDELTALLRGGTDNPTSH, encoded by the coding sequence ATGGCTCGCCACTCGATGTCCGGTTGCACCGCACGGACGACGTTCCACCTCATCGGCCCCCAGTCCTGGACGGCGGTCCCGGCCGCGCTGGTCTACGACTCCACCGACCCGTTCGCCGTGCGCGTCCGGTTCGGCGACGACGACGACCGTGCCCACGACGACGGCTCCGCGTACGAGGCCGCCGGTGCCGACGACGCCGGCTCCGACACCGCCCCGGACGAGGACGGCGGCGTCGAGTGGCTGCTCAGCCGCGACCTCCTGCGCGCGGGCCTGGTCGGGCCGGTCGGCGAGGGCGACGTCCGGCTGTGGCCGGCACGCGGCGGACTGGACGTGCTGTTCCTGCAACTGCGCGCCCCCTCGGGCGAGGCGCTGTTCGAGGTCTCGGGGGCCGCGGTCGGCCAGTTCCTGCGCGAGACCGACGCTCTGGTCCCGGTCGGCACGGAGAGCGAGCTGATGCGGGTCGACGACGAGCTGACCGCCCTCCTGCGCGGCGGCACCGACAACCCCACGTCGCACTGA
- a CDS encoding VOC family protein, with product MAQQKIVPNLWFDSQAEEAAHYYVDVFGEGRLLSVARYPEGAPGPAGSVMSVEFEVAGQRFVGINGGPQFPFTEAVSFQIDCADQAEVDRFWDRLIGDGGQESECGWLKDRYGLSWQVVPAGMAEVFADPDPARAQRAVQAMLGMRKLDLAALRAAADGVPVG from the coding sequence ATGGCGCAGCAGAAGATCGTCCCGAACCTGTGGTTCGACAGCCAGGCGGAGGAGGCGGCGCACTACTACGTCGACGTCTTCGGGGAGGGCCGGCTGCTCAGCGTGGCCCGCTACCCGGAGGGCGCGCCCGGCCCGGCCGGGTCGGTGATGAGCGTCGAGTTCGAGGTGGCCGGCCAGCGCTTCGTGGGGATCAACGGCGGACCGCAGTTCCCCTTCACCGAGGCCGTGTCGTTCCAGATCGACTGCGCCGACCAGGCCGAGGTCGACCGCTTCTGGGACCGGCTCATCGGGGACGGGGGACAGGAGAGCGAGTGCGGGTGGCTCAAGGACCGGTACGGGCTGTCCTGGCAGGTCGTCCCGGCCGGCATGGCGGAGGTGTTCGCCGACCCCGATCCGGCGCGGGCCCAGCGGGCCGTGCAGGCCATGCTCGGGATGCGCAAGCTCGACCTCGCTGCCCTGCGTGCCGCGGCCGACGGTGTGCCGGTCGGCTGA
- the coaE gene encoding dephospho-CoA kinase, translating to MVKIGLTGGIGSGKSTVAALLAERGAVVVDADRLAREAVAPGTTGLAAIAEEFGPGVLTGDGALDRAALAAVVFADPAARARLDAIVHPRVRARAAELAAAAPPGSVVVQDVPLLVETGQAASFDLVLVVQTDPETRVARLVDRGLSAADARARIASQATDEQRRAVADVVLRNDGPPEELAAQVDRFWSEHVEPATC from the coding sequence GTGGTGAAGATCGGGCTGACCGGCGGCATCGGTTCGGGCAAGAGCACCGTCGCGGCCCTGCTGGCCGAACGGGGTGCCGTCGTCGTGGACGCCGACCGGCTCGCCCGCGAGGCGGTGGCACCGGGGACGACGGGGCTGGCCGCGATCGCCGAGGAGTTCGGGCCCGGGGTGCTGACCGGGGACGGCGCGCTGGACCGGGCTGCGCTCGCCGCGGTGGTCTTCGCCGATCCCGCGGCGCGGGCCCGGTTGGACGCGATCGTCCATCCCCGGGTGCGCGCGCGTGCAGCTGAGCTGGCCGCTGCGGCACCGCCGGGGTCGGTCGTGGTCCAGGACGTGCCCCTGCTGGTCGAGACGGGGCAGGCGGCGTCCTTCGACCTGGTGCTCGTCGTGCAGACCGACCCGGAGACCCGGGTCGCCCGGCTGGTGGACCGGGGGCTGTCCGCTGCCGACGCGCGGGCCCGGATCGCCAGCCAGGCCACCGACGAGCAGCGCCGGGCGGTCGCCGACGTCGTGTTGCGCAACGACGGTCCGCCGGAGGAGCTGGCCGCGCAGGTGGATCGCTTCTGGTCCGAGCACGTGGAGCCCGCGACGTGCTGA
- the rpsA gene encoding 30S ribosomal protein S1, whose translation MTSTQVRPDSTPQIAVNDIGTAEDFLAAIDQTIKYFNDGDIVEGVIVKVDRDEVLLDIGYKTEGVIPSRELSIKHDVDPTEVVKVGDEVEALVLQKEDKEGRLILSKKRAQYERAWGTIEAKKEADEVVTGTVIEVVKGGLILDIGLRGFLPASLVEMRRVRDLQPYVGRELEAKIIELDKNRNNVVLSRRQWLEQTQSEVRSEFLNKLAKGQVRTGVVSSIVNFGAFVDLGGVDGLVHVSELSWKHIDHPSEVVEVGQEVTVEVLDVDLDRERVSLSLKATQEDPWRQFARTHQIGQVVPGKVTKLVPFGAFVRVDEGIEGLVHISELAERHVEIPEQVVQVGDEILVKVIDIDLDRRRISLSLKQANEGVVGDEEQFDPAAYGMAAQYDEQGNYVYPEGFDASTGEWLEGYDEARETWERQYAEAQARFEAHRKQIAAAKEADAEAAAGGSYSSEPVDAPDAPSTGGTLASDEALAALRAKLAGGE comes from the coding sequence ATGACCTCCACTCAGGTCCGTCCCGACAGCACCCCCCAGATCGCGGTCAACGACATCGGCACCGCCGAGGACTTCCTCGCCGCGATCGACCAGACCATCAAGTACTTCAACGACGGCGACATCGTCGAAGGCGTGATCGTCAAGGTCGACCGGGACGAGGTGCTGCTGGACATCGGCTACAAGACCGAGGGCGTCATCCCCTCGCGTGAGCTGTCCATCAAGCACGACGTCGACCCGACCGAGGTCGTCAAGGTCGGCGACGAGGTGGAAGCCCTCGTCCTCCAGAAGGAGGACAAGGAAGGCCGGCTCATCCTGTCCAAGAAGCGGGCTCAGTACGAGCGCGCCTGGGGCACGATCGAGGCCAAGAAGGAAGCCGACGAGGTCGTCACCGGCACCGTCATCGAGGTCGTCAAGGGCGGCCTGATCCTCGACATCGGGCTGCGCGGCTTCCTGCCCGCCTCGCTCGTCGAGATGCGTCGCGTCCGCGACCTGCAGCCCTACGTGGGCCGCGAGCTCGAGGCGAAGATCATCGAGCTGGACAAGAACCGCAACAACGTCGTCCTCTCCCGTCGCCAGTGGCTGGAGCAGACCCAGTCCGAGGTCCGCAGCGAGTTCCTCAACAAGCTCGCCAAGGGCCAGGTCCGCACGGGCGTCGTCTCCTCGATCGTCAACTTCGGTGCCTTCGTGGACCTGGGTGGCGTCGACGGTCTGGTGCACGTCTCCGAGCTGTCCTGGAAGCACATCGACCACCCCTCCGAGGTCGTCGAGGTCGGTCAGGAGGTCACCGTCGAGGTCCTCGACGTCGACCTGGACCGTGAGCGGGTCTCCCTGTCGCTGAAGGCGACGCAGGAGGACCCGTGGCGTCAGTTCGCCCGCACGCACCAGATCGGTCAGGTCGTGCCGGGCAAGGTCACCAAGCTCGTCCCCTTCGGTGCGTTCGTGCGCGTCGACGAGGGCATCGAGGGCCTGGTGCACATCTCCGAGCTGGCCGAGCGCCACGTGGAGATCCCGGAGCAGGTCGTGCAGGTCGGCGACGAGATCCTCGTCAAGGTCATCGACATCGACCTGGACCGCCGCCGCATCTCGCTGTCCCTCAAGCAGGCCAACGAGGGCGTCGTCGGCGACGAGGAGCAGTTCGACCCGGCCGCCTACGGCATGGCCGCCCAGTACGACGAGCAGGGCAACTACGTCTACCCCGAGGGCTTCGACGCCTCCACCGGCGAGTGGCTCGAGGGCTACGACGAGGCCCGCGAGACGTGGGAGCGGCAGTACGCCGAGGCGCAGGCCCGGTTCGAGGCGCACCGCAAGCAGATCGCGGCGGCCAAGGAGGCCGACGCCGAGGCTGCGGCCGGTGGCAGCTACTCCAGCGAGCCGGTCGACGCGCCGGACGCCCCCTCGACCGGTGGCACCCTGGCCTCCGACGAGGCGCTGGCGGCCCTGCGGGCCAAGCTCGCCGGCGGCGAGTGA
- a CDS encoding class I SAM-dependent methyltransferase, with the protein MDSTPAHPSAAPLPLAVDGYPAAGGVTRRAAGPAESARANRGWWDAAAPAYLAEHGGDLGDADFLWCPEGLREADAHLLGEVAGRRVLEIGCGSAPCSRWLRTAGASPVALDVSGGMLARAAELNRSTGIAVPLLQADAGALPLADASVDLACSAFGGLPFVADATAVLTEVARVLRPGGRLVASVNHPMRWPMPDSPDPADLRVVSSYFDRAPYVETDEAGTTVYVEHHRTIGDWVRAVVGAGFVLGDLIEPEWTPGRTETWGQWSPERGALMPGTLILVCHLPG; encoded by the coding sequence ATGGACAGCACCCCCGCGCACCCCTCCGCCGCCCCTCTCCCACTGGCCGTGGACGGGTACCCGGCAGCCGGTGGCGTGACCCGCCGGGCGGCCGGTCCGGCCGAGTCCGCCCGGGCGAACCGGGGCTGGTGGGACGCCGCCGCACCGGCCTACCTGGCCGAGCACGGCGGCGACCTCGGCGACGCCGACTTCCTCTGGTGCCCCGAGGGGCTGCGGGAGGCCGACGCGCACCTGCTGGGCGAGGTCGCCGGGCGCCGGGTGCTGGAGATCGGCTGCGGGTCGGCGCCCTGCTCCCGCTGGCTGCGCACGGCCGGCGCCTCCCCGGTGGCGCTGGACGTCTCCGGGGGCATGCTCGCCCGCGCGGCCGAGCTGAACCGGTCCACCGGCATCGCCGTCCCCCTGCTCCAGGCCGACGCGGGTGCGCTGCCCCTGGCCGACGCGAGCGTGGACCTGGCCTGCTCGGCGTTCGGCGGGCTGCCGTTCGTCGCCGACGCCACGGCGGTGCTGACCGAGGTCGCCCGGGTGCTGCGGCCGGGCGGACGGCTGGTCGCCTCGGTGAACCACCCGATGCGGTGGCCGATGCCGGACTCTCCCGACCCGGCCGACCTGCGCGTCGTCTCCTCCTACTTCGACCGCGCGCCGTACGTGGAGACCGACGAGGCCGGGACGACGGTGTACGTGGAGCACCACCGCACGATCGGCGACTGGGTACGGGCGGTCGTCGGCGCCGGGTTCGTGCTCGGCGACCTGATCGAGCCGGAGTGGACGCCCGGCCGCACCGAGACCTGGGGGCAGTGGTCCCCGGAGCGGGGTGCCCTGATGCCGGGGACGCTGATCCTGGTCTGCCACCTGCCCGGCTGA
- a CDS encoding 2'-5' RNA ligase family protein gives MDQTAQTVLEDATESAVVVLVPDADPLVDVHRQQFDVSASWGVPAHLAVIYPFVTPRQVDDALLDGLTELLASVPAFDCTFTNTAWFGEEMLYLAPDPEEPFRRLTRVVAEAYPDHPPYRGAHGEPKPHLSIGQRRQGDLAGLQHAQEVLCAAMPLRTHIDTAALYAGTRAAGSWQRVCTFPLARAAA, from the coding sequence GTGGACCAGACAGCACAGACCGTCCTGGAAGACGCCACCGAGAGCGCCGTGGTCGTGCTCGTCCCGGACGCCGACCCGCTGGTCGACGTACACCGTCAGCAGTTCGACGTGTCTGCCTCGTGGGGCGTGCCCGCGCACCTGGCGGTCATCTACCCGTTCGTCACCCCACGCCAGGTGGACGACGCGCTGCTGGACGGCCTGACCGAGCTCCTCGCCTCGGTGCCCGCCTTCGACTGCACGTTCACCAACACCGCCTGGTTCGGGGAGGAGATGCTCTACCTGGCGCCCGACCCCGAGGAGCCGTTCCGCCGGCTGACCCGGGTGGTGGCCGAGGCCTACCCCGACCACCCGCCCTACCGCGGCGCACACGGCGAGCCGAAGCCGCACCTGAGCATCGGGCAGCGTCGCCAGGGCGACCTGGCCGGCCTGCAGCACGCCCAGGAGGTGCTCTGCGCAGCGATGCCGCTGCGGACCCACATCGACACGGCCGCGCTGTACGCCGGCACGCGCGCGGCCGGCTCCTGGCAGCGGGTCTGCACCTTCCCCCTGGCCCGCGCCGCCGCCTGA
- the polA gene encoding DNA polymerase I, whose product MSAPVSTPASTTASDPAPGVRPRLLLLDGHSLAYRAFFALPVENFSTTTGQPTNAVYGFTSMLINVLRDEQPSHLAVAFDVSRKTFRSEIYADYKANRAESPTDFRGQVSLVQEVLGALHVPVITAENYEADDVIATLTVQAVEQGMDVLICTGDRDALQLVNEHVTVLYPRKGVSDLTRFTPEEVEAKYGLTPTQYPDFAALRGDPSDNLPNIPSVGEKTAAKWVREYGSLNALVDQVDTVKGKVGEKLREHLSSVLQNRRLTELDRAVPLEVGPQDLAVQPWDRNEVHTLFDNLQFRVLRDRLFATLATPEPEVDGGFEVTADRLAPGELGDWLATHARTGHTGVVFRGTWGRGVGELTGLALAAADDHATFVDLGPDLDAADEQALAGWLADPATPKVVHEVKGPLLAVWNRGWDLQGMVSDTALAAYLVNPGQRSFDLGDLAVRYLRRELKDAAEPEGQLTLDGLGPSEEDVAAAAAHADVLKAVAVNDLSDALEQVLGQKGGDQLLGDIELPLTRVLAAMEHRGIAADLDSLHELQREFAAAVTEAADEAYAVIGKEINLGSPKQLQAVLFDELGLPKTKKNKTGYTTDAEALTSLLASTGHPFLEHLLRHRDVTRLRTVIDGLIPMVDEVGRVHTTYQQTIAATGRLSSTDPNLQNIPIRSAEGRRIRQAFVVGSGYESLMTADYSQIEMRIMAHLSEDAGLIEAFTSGEDLHSFVASRAFDIPIEQVDPEMRRRIKAMSYGLAYGLSAYGLSQQLRITPEEARGQMHAYFERFGGIRDYLDGVVDDARQTGYTETTLGRRRYLPDLTSDNRQRREMAERMALNAPIQGSAADVIKVAMLNVERAIAAEGLRSRMLLQVHDELVLEVAAGERETLEALVRREMAGAAQLSVPLEVSVGFGTSWDDAAH is encoded by the coding sequence ATGTCCGCACCGGTGAGCACCCCAGCCAGCACGACAGCCTCCGACCCGGCCCCCGGTGTCCGTCCGCGGCTGCTGCTGCTCGACGGCCACTCGCTGGCGTACCGGGCGTTCTTCGCCCTCCCGGTGGAGAACTTCTCCACCACCACCGGGCAGCCGACCAACGCCGTCTACGGCTTCACGTCGATGCTGATCAACGTGCTGCGCGACGAGCAGCCCAGTCACCTCGCGGTGGCCTTCGACGTCAGCCGGAAGACCTTCCGCAGCGAGATCTACGCCGACTACAAGGCCAACCGCGCGGAGAGCCCGACCGACTTCCGCGGGCAGGTGAGCCTGGTGCAGGAGGTCCTCGGCGCGCTGCACGTGCCGGTGATCACCGCGGAGAACTACGAGGCCGACGACGTCATCGCCACCCTCACCGTGCAGGCGGTCGAGCAGGGCATGGACGTGCTGATCTGCACCGGCGACCGGGACGCGCTGCAGCTGGTCAACGAGCACGTCACGGTGCTGTACCCGCGCAAGGGCGTCTCCGACCTGACCCGGTTCACCCCGGAGGAGGTCGAGGCCAAGTACGGCCTGACCCCGACCCAGTACCCCGACTTCGCCGCGCTGCGCGGCGACCCCAGCGACAACCTGCCCAACATCCCGAGCGTGGGGGAGAAGACCGCCGCCAAGTGGGTGCGCGAGTACGGGTCGCTGAACGCACTGGTCGACCAGGTCGACACGGTCAAGGGCAAGGTCGGGGAGAAGCTGCGGGAGCACCTGTCCTCCGTCCTGCAGAACCGCCGGCTCACCGAGCTCGACCGCGCGGTGCCGCTCGAGGTCGGTCCGCAGGACCTCGCCGTCCAGCCCTGGGACCGCAACGAGGTCCACACCCTCTTCGACAACCTGCAGTTCCGGGTGCTGCGCGACCGGCTCTTCGCCACCCTCGCCACGCCGGAGCCAGAGGTCGACGGCGGGTTCGAGGTGACCGCCGACCGGCTCGCCCCCGGTGAGCTGGGCGACTGGCTCGCCACCCACGCACGCACCGGGCACACCGGCGTCGTCTTCCGGGGCACGTGGGGCCGGGGCGTCGGCGAGCTCACCGGCCTCGCGCTGGCCGCCGCCGACGACCACGCCACCTTCGTCGACCTGGGCCCCGACCTGGACGCCGCCGACGAGCAGGCGCTGGCCGGCTGGCTGGCCGACCCGGCGACCCCCAAGGTCGTGCACGAGGTCAAGGGGCCGCTGCTGGCCGTCTGGAACCGCGGCTGGGACCTGCAGGGCATGGTCAGTGACACCGCGCTCGCGGCCTACCTGGTCAACCCCGGGCAGCGCTCCTTCGACCTCGGTGACCTGGCGGTGCGCTACCTGCGCCGCGAGCTCAAGGACGCCGCGGAGCCGGAGGGCCAGCTGACCCTCGACGGGCTCGGCCCCTCGGAGGAGGACGTCGCCGCGGCCGCCGCGCACGCCGACGTGCTCAAGGCGGTGGCGGTCAACGACCTGTCCGACGCCCTGGAGCAGGTGCTCGGTCAGAAGGGCGGCGACCAGCTGCTCGGGGACATCGAGCTGCCGCTGACCCGGGTGCTCGCCGCCATGGAGCACCGGGGCATCGCCGCGGACCTGGACTCCCTGCACGAGCTGCAGCGCGAGTTCGCGGCCGCGGTGACCGAGGCGGCCGACGAGGCCTACGCGGTCATCGGCAAGGAGATCAACCTCGGCTCGCCCAAGCAGCTGCAGGCGGTCCTCTTCGACGAGCTCGGGCTGCCCAAGACGAAGAAGAACAAGACCGGCTACACCACTGACGCCGAGGCACTGACCTCGTTGCTGGCCTCCACCGGGCACCCGTTCCTCGAGCACCTGCTGCGGCACCGGGACGTCACCCGGCTGCGCACCGTCATCGACGGGCTGATCCCGATGGTCGACGAGGTGGGGCGGGTGCACACCACCTACCAGCAGACGATCGCGGCGACCGGCCGGCTGTCCTCCACCGACCCGAACCTGCAGAACATCCCGATCCGCAGCGCCGAGGGCCGCCGGATCCGGCAGGCCTTCGTCGTGGGCTCGGGCTACGAGTCGCTGATGACCGCCGACTACAGCCAGATCGAGATGCGGATCATGGCCCACCTGTCGGAGGACGCCGGCCTGATCGAGGCCTTCACGTCGGGTGAGGACCTGCACTCCTTCGTCGCCTCGCGGGCGTTCGACATCCCGATCGAGCAGGTCGACCCGGAGATGCGCCGCCGGATCAAGGCGATGAGCTACGGCCTGGCCTACGGGCTGAGCGCCTACGGGCTGTCCCAGCAGCTGCGGATCACCCCGGAGGAGGCGCGCGGTCAGATGCACGCCTACTTCGAGCGCTTCGGCGGCATCCGCGACTACCTCGACGGGGTCGTGGACGACGCCCGGCAGACCGGCTACACCGAGACGACGCTGGGCCGGCGCCGCTACCTGCCCGACCTGACCAGCGACAACCGGCAGCGCCGGGAGATGGCCGAGCGGATGGCGCTCAACGCGCCGATCCAGGGGTCGGCCGCCGACGTCATCAAGGTGGCGATGCTCAACGTGGAGCGGGCCATCGCGGCCGAGGGGCTGCGTTCGCGGATGCTTCTGCAGGTCCACGACGAGCTGGTGCTCGAGGTCGCGGCGGGGGAGCGGGAGACCCTCGAGGCGCTGGTGCGGCGCGAGATGGCCGGCGCGGCGCAGCTGTCGGTCCCGCTGGAGGTCTCGGTCGGCTTCGGCACCAGCTGGGACGACGCCGCCCACTGA
- a CDS encoding PaaI family thioesterase, with protein MTTARPDWLPSDTQGPLDDKLGIRITDFTPERLVATMPVAGNEQPFGLLHGGATCALAESIGSWAAMLHAGPGGTVVGIELNASYLRAATSGLVTAVCTPVRRGRTLATFLISVSDEAGRPTASARLTCLIRPAR; from the coding sequence ATGACGACCGCGCGTCCGGACTGGCTGCCGTCCGACACCCAGGGGCCCCTGGACGACAAGCTCGGTATCCGGATCACCGACTTCACCCCCGAGCGGCTGGTGGCGACCATGCCGGTCGCCGGGAACGAACAGCCCTTCGGCCTGCTGCACGGCGGGGCCACCTGCGCCCTGGCCGAGAGCATCGGGTCCTGGGCGGCGATGCTGCACGCCGGGCCCGGCGGCACCGTGGTCGGCATCGAGCTGAACGCCAGCTACCTGCGCGCCGCCACCTCCGGCCTGGTGACCGCCGTCTGCACGCCGGTCCGGCGCGGCCGCACGCTGGCGACCTTCCTCATCTCGGTCAGCGACGAGGCCGGCCGTCCGACGGCCAGCGCACGCCTCACCTGCCTGATCCGCCCCGCCCGCTGA
- a CDS encoding branched-chain amino acid ABC transporter permease has translation MLALLIAAFGMAFATLVPGIASAAEAGEQVRGTLQTSLSGPIEGVTVEVATPDGDTVDTVQTDEDGRWEVDLPGPGQYVVSVDPDDLPEGVVVNGEPSRTVTVDAGRAQPVNIGLNDGSRNDGGGTIRAVQLFVDGLRFGLLIAMAAVGLSLIYGTTGLTNFAHGELVTIGAIAAWYINVQGGVPLIPAALLAMVVGGVIGALNELAIWRPLRRRGTGLIAALVVSIGLSLALRYSYQIFYGGFSNPYADYQGQRARSYGLFTLQDRDIASIVIAVVVLVLVALMLQRTKIGKAMRAVSDNRDLAASSGIDVNRVVLFVWVLGGALAALGGVLLGLSDQVQWDMGFRLLLLMFAGVTLGGLGTAYGALLGSLIVGVFVQMSTLVIPNDMKYVGGLLLLIVILVVRPQGILGSRARIG, from the coding sequence GTGCTGGCCCTGCTCATCGCCGCCTTCGGGATGGCCTTCGCGACCCTCGTGCCCGGCATCGCCTCCGCGGCGGAGGCCGGCGAGCAGGTCCGCGGCACGCTGCAGACCAGCCTGAGCGGCCCGATCGAAGGGGTCACCGTCGAGGTGGCCACGCCCGACGGCGACACCGTGGACACCGTCCAGACCGACGAGGACGGCCGGTGGGAGGTCGACCTGCCCGGCCCCGGCCAGTACGTCGTCAGCGTCGACCCCGACGACCTGCCAGAGGGTGTGGTGGTCAACGGCGAGCCCAGCCGCACCGTCACCGTCGACGCGGGGCGGGCGCAGCCGGTCAACATCGGCCTCAACGACGGCAGCCGCAACGACGGGGGCGGCACCATCCGGGCCGTCCAGCTGTTCGTCGACGGCCTGCGCTTCGGGCTCCTGATCGCCATGGCGGCGGTCGGCCTGTCGCTCATCTACGGCACCACCGGGCTGACCAACTTCGCCCACGGTGAGCTGGTCACCATCGGCGCCATCGCCGCCTGGTACATCAACGTGCAGGGCGGGGTCCCGCTCATCCCGGCCGCCTTGCTGGCCATGGTGGTCGGCGGCGTCATCGGTGCCCTCAACGAGCTGGCCATCTGGCGGCCGCTGCGGCGCCGCGGCACCGGGCTCATCGCGGCGCTCGTCGTCTCGATCGGGCTCTCCCTGGCGCTGCGCTACAGCTACCAGATCTTCTACGGCGGGTTCTCCAACCCCTACGCCGACTACCAGGGTCAGCGGGCCAGGAGCTACGGCCTGTTCACCCTGCAGGACCGGGACATCGCCTCGATCGTCATCGCGGTCGTCGTGCTGGTCCTGGTGGCGCTCATGCTGCAGCGCACCAAGATCGGCAAGGCCATGCGCGCGGTGTCGGACAACCGGGACCTGGCGGCGTCCTCCGGGATCGACGTCAACCGGGTCGTCCTCTTCGTGTGGGTGCTCGGCGGTGCGCTCGCCGCGCTCGGCGGGGTGCTCCTCGGTCTCTCCGACCAGGTCCAGTGGGACATGGGCTTCCGGCTGCTGCTGCTGATGTTCGCCGGGGTCACCCTCGGTGGGCTCGGGACCGCCTACGGCGCCCTGCTCGGCAGCCTGATCGTCGGCGTCTTCGTGCAGATGTCCACCCTCGTCATCCCGAATGACATGAAGTACGTCGGAGGGCTGCTCCTCTTGATCGTCATCCTCGTCGTCCGTCCCCAGGGCATCCTGGGCAGCCGCGCCAGGATCGGCTGA